Proteins found in one Aethina tumida isolate Nest 87 chromosome 1, icAetTumi1.1, whole genome shotgun sequence genomic segment:
- the LOC109609512 gene encoding phosphatidate phosphatase LPIN3 isoform X1, protein MNGMMKMFSSVKDFYNEINGATLTGAIDVIVVEQPDGSYNCSPFHVRFGKLGVLRSREKVVDIIINKEPQNIHMKLGESGEAFFVEELVDENDIPEHLATSPIPVEFEDMLKHQGRRRSLDLESGELPNLDNQVNDYSKRRYTADNENGKTRERNFIQRQIGLGNIETLENSAEEMTHSIHSAKMSSEDVSKSNDISETIFKMDSLDMEGSKSEEVTKTPVQGTPNETKSSKKKKKKMRKKNAARKSINNSNTNSTAEQSEKISDSNTSSLDSNSSEPELQKLEKEEKEMIDSLKMIPDFHFFSDTEVTNSTANDSRSGSPTHVESVQSDSEIEVKKMKGKFYKPLMWQSNYIFLEDVQSSKNWEWGGFPSLSETTSPTSENPTKEEQKSMLSGMFSFMKQKHSAQNQLMEGGRYLSEITNNIDPEVTEIYFNKRAESDMDCESGNGPSLAQSPITAEMGKSLDSDFDEQKSTHIFSHDISLSLCGWDPMPSEEKFLEHTVKFSDLCNNPVLFEDNNLVVRIKDKYYSWKVAAPIIATIMVYGRPLLQSSVDHLVSLHMPSAPTGDKGISKQESQESTRSWSAWWRGRKTTRETTSVTEPSEIKTTTDAKEEKIVEEVIQETITDSPTATTPNKPKEIHIPIEKEDEVINVKESPSSDKFRKTLRLSSKQIHSLNLKDGVNEVEFSVTTAYQGTTRCQCHLYKWKWDDKIVISDIDGTITRSDVLGHILPIVGKDWAQTGVAQLFNKIKDNGYKLLYLSARAIGQARITRDYLRSIKQGDLNMPDGPILLNPTSLIAAFHREVIEKKPEQFKISCMSDIKALFPPDSNPFYAGYGNRINDVWAYRAVGIPIVRIFTINPKGELKHELTQTFQSSYSNMSYIVDQLFPAVLQAADDYSQFVYWREPISSIEDLPPIV, encoded by the exons ATGAACGGGATGATGAAGATGTTCTCCAGCGTGAAGGACTTTTACAACGAGATCAACGGTGCCACGCTGACCGGTGCCATCGATGTGATCGTTGTGGAGCAGCCCGACGGAAGCTACAACTGTTCACCCTTCCATGTGCGCTTCGGGAAGCTGGGGGTGCTCAGGAGCAGGGAGAAAGTG GTTGacattatcataaataaagaGCCTCAGAATATACACATGAAATTGGGGGAAAGTGGCGAAGCCTTTTTCGTCGAGGAATTGGTCGACGAGAACGACATTCCAGAACATCTGGCTACGTCCCCAATTCCCGTTGAGTTTGAAGACATGCTAAAGCATCAA GGCAGAAGAAGGAGCTTGGACTTGGAGAGCGGCGAGCTGCCTAATTTAGATAACCAAGTAAACGATTACTCCAAACGCAGATACACGGCGGACAACGAAAACGGAAAGACTAGAGAGAGAAACTTCATTCAAAGACAAATAGGCTTAGGGAACATAGAAACGTTGGAGAATTCAGCGGAGGAAATGACACATTCCATACATTCCGCCAAAATGAGCAGCGAGGACGTCAGCAAGAGCAACGATATATCCGAGACCATATTTAAAATGGACAGCTTGGATATGGAAGGCAGCAAATCGGAGGAGGTGACCAAGACACCCGTGCAGGGAACCCCCAACGAAACCAAGAGCagcaaaaagaaaaagaagaagatgAGAAAGAAAAACGCCGCCCGAAAGTCCATAAACAACTCGAACACAAACTCGACCGCTGAACAGTCGGAGAAGATCAGCGACTCAAACACCAGTTCGTTGGACAGCAACTCCTCAGAACCAGAACTACA GAAGCTTGAGAAGGAAGAAAAAGAAATGATCGACTCATTGAAGATGATACCGGATTTCCATTTCTTCAGTGACACAGAAGTGACAAACAGCACCGCAAACGATTCCAGGTCGGGGTCTCCGACTCACGTCGAGTCCGTTCAATCGGATTCGGAAATAGAAGTGAAGAAGATGAAAGGTAAGTTTTATAAACCTTTGATGTGGCagtcaaattacattttcttaGAAGATGTGCAGAGTTCCAAGAACTGGGAATGGGGCGGGTTCCCCAGCTTATCCGAAACCACTTCCCCGACAAGCGAGAATCCAACCAAAGAGGAACAAAAGTCGATGCTCAGCGGGATGTTTTCGTTCATGAAGCAGAAGCACAGCGCCCAGAACCAATTGATGGAAGGTGGACGGTATCTGTCGGAAATCACGAACAACATCGATCCCGAAGTTACAGAGATTTACTTCAACAAACGTGctg AGTCCGACATGGATTGTGAATCAGGAAACGGACCATCCCTGGCTCAAAGTCCAATCACCGCGGAAATGGGAAAGTCTCTGGACTCCGACTTCGATGAACAGAAATC CACTCACATTTTCTCCCACGACATCTCATTGTCGCTGTGCGGCTGGGATCCAATGCCATCTGAGGAGAAGTTTCTCGAGCACACTGTCAAATTCAGTGACTTATGTAATAATCCCGTTCTTTTTGAAGACAACAATTTGGTGGTTagaattaaagataaatattattcgtgGAAAGTGGCAGCTCCAATTATCGCCACCATCATGGTGTACGGAAGACCTTTGTTGCAA tccTCAGTGGATCATTTGGTGAGTCTTCATATGCCTTCTGCCCCAACTGGAGATAAAGGAATCAGTAAGCAAGAGTCCCAGGAGTCTACAAGATCTTGGTCGGCGTGGTGGAGGGGCCGAAAGACTACAAGAGAAACCACTTCTGTTACAGAACCTAGTGAGATTAAAACCACAACAGATGCCAAAGAAGAGAAGATAGTGGAGGAAGTTATCCAGGAAACAA TCACCGACAGCCCCACTGCTACAACTCCAAACAAACCAAAGGAAATACATATACCCATCGAGAAGGAAGACGAGGTTATAAATGTGAAGGAGTCACCAAGCAGTGACAAATTCAGAAAGACGTTGCGTCTCAGTTCCAAACAAATT CACTCATTGAACCTCAAAGACGGCGTGAACGAGGTGGAATTCAGCGTAACAACAGCTTATCAAGGAACAACAAGATGCCAATGCCATTTGTACAAGTGGAAGTGGGACGACAAAATAGTCATTTCCGACATTGACGGCACCATAACAAG GTCAGACGTTTTGGGCCACATCCTGCCGATTGTCGGCAAAGACTGGGCGCAAACCGGAGTGGCTCAGCTCTTCAACAAGATCAAAGACAACGGATACAAGCTGTTGTACCTCAGCGCCCGGGCCATCGGACAGGCGCGCATCACCCGCGACTACTTGAGATCAATCAAACAGGGCGATCTTAACATGCCCGACGGACCCATTCTGTTGAACCCCACGTCCTTGATTGCGGCCTTCCATCGGGAGGTGATCGAAAAGAAGCCGGAACAATTCAAGATCTCCTGCATGAGCGACATCAAAGCTCTCTTCCCTCCAGACTCCAATCCGTTTTACGCCGGCTACGGTAACAGGATTAAC GATGTTTGGGCGTACAGGGCCGTTGGTATTCCTATTGTTAGGATTTTCACTATTAATCCTAAGGGCGAATTGAAGCATGAGCTCACCCAAACCTTCCAATCTAG TTACTCCAACATGAGTTATATAGTGGACCAGTTGTTCCCTGCAGTGCTCCAAGCCGCCGATGATTACTCCCAGTTTGTGTATTGGCGGGAGCCAATTTCTTCTATTGAAGATTTGCCACCAATAGTTTAA